One segment of Haliotis asinina isolate JCU_RB_2024 chromosome 12, JCU_Hal_asi_v2, whole genome shotgun sequence DNA contains the following:
- the LOC137257899 gene encoding phenylalanine--tRNA ligase, mitochondrial-like isoform X2 → MFPRIQRSLRIVFCVRVDAVCHVRRYASDIGPSGKTAPHTLDIAGQVYSTDDWTNVNQGLLSKLGQNLHMQKHHPLNLIKRRIENFFYKNYLNRRSNPVFSVYDQLSPVVTLEQNFDSLLVPLDHVSRSRSDSYYINSKYMLRAHTSAHQRDLMKSGLDAFLVVGDVYRRDEIDASHYPAFHQLEGVRLFTEFELFKDVSDTTNLCLFEDGKRLADKQAFHTIDAAKLVEHSLKTTLQDLTISLFGNDIELRWTDSYFPFTHPSWELEIKFGGEWLEVLGCGIMEQELLQSASTADKIGWAFGLGLERLAMILYSIPDIRLFWSRDSGFLSQFDGLHPEADVTYKPVSQYPQCTNDISFWIPDSFTPNDFYDLVRLVGGDLVEQVSLVDKYFHPKKQRHSHCYRIIYRHMEKTLTQEEVNVMHSKIEREAVQSLGVEIR, encoded by the exons GATTCAGCGCTCACTACGAATAGTTTTTTGTGTTAGAGTTGATGCTGTGTGCCATGTGAGGAGATATGCCAGTGACATAGGCCCTAGTGGGAAAACTGCTCCACATACACTTGACATAGCAGGCCAAGTTTACAGTACAGATGATTGGACCAATGTTAATCAAGGACTGCTTTCAAAACTTGGACAGAATCTGCACATGCAAAAACATCATCCACTCAACTTGATAAAAAGAAGAATAGAAAACTTCTTTTATAAAAACTACTTAAATCGCAGAAGTAATCCAGTTTTTTCAGTATATGATCAACTGAGCCCAGTTGTGACCCTTGAACAGAATTTTGACAGTTTGTTGGTACCATTAGACCATGTTAGTCGCTCAAGGTCTGACAGCTATTATATCAACTCCAAATACATGTTGAGGGCACATACATCAGCACATCAGAGAGATCTGATGAAGTCTGGACTAGATGCCTTCCTTGTTGTGGGAGATGTATACAGGAGAGATGAAATTGATGCAAGTCATTACCCAGCATTCCATCAGCTTGAAGGCGTCCGGCTTTTCACAGAGTTTGAG ttatttaaGGATGTGTCTGACACAACAAATCTGTGCTTGTTTGAAGATGGGAAGCGACTTGCTGACAAACAGGCTTTCCATACAATTGACGCTGCTAAACTTGTTGAACACAGTCTCAAGACAACGCTGCAAGACTTGACCATTAGCCTCTTTGGAAATG ATATTGAATTGCGCTGGACAGATAGTTATTTTCCCTTCACCCATCCATCCTGGGAACTGGAAATTAAGTTTGGAGGAGAATGGCTGGAAGTTCTTGGTTGTGGCATAATGGAGCAGGAGCTGCTACAGTCAG CAAGTACTGCAGACAAAATTGGCTGGGCATTTGGTTTGGGCTTGGAGAGACTAGCAATGATTCTTTACTCCATTCCGGACATACGCTTGTTTTGGAGTCGTGACTCAGGATTCCTGTCCCAGTTCGATGGACTTCACCCTGAGGCTGACGTCACATACAAA CCAGTCAGCCAGTATCCACAGTGTACTAATGACATTTCATTCTGGATTCCTGACTCCTTTACACCAAATGATTTCTATGACCTTGTGCGCTTAGTTGGTGGTGACCTTGTTGAGCAGGTGAGCCTCGTTGATAAATACTTTCATCCAAAGAAACAACGACATAGTCACTGCTACCGTATCATCTACCGACATATGGAGAAAACCTTGACGCAGGAAGAGGTCAATGTCATGCATAGCAAGATTGAAAGAGAGGCTGTGCAATCGCTGGGGGTAGAAATACGATGA
- the LOC137257900 gene encoding uncharacterized protein, which translates to MADLLSQVAVVLVYAVCTVLYQHCCGLKCYTCPQTSWVDPVSANLNCMANSTEQTCPADENRCYSVTTETRGVTVQKGCTRSERCLGNRICCSQDFCNAGFDSHLKTGHGKTCTDISQCVQGEEDMVCSASSLHGTPKVCRCGQDKYKLGAVCRSMSRVGGHCLQDEHCLLHNSFCENNRCRCGHYFYANDTVCMMKVGLSAWCTEDIQCRPEHSQCDTGVCLCKPGFDTLFESGQCSGSAVLKMPFFVLFLMLVTCVM; encoded by the exons GCGGTCTCAAATGCTACACTTGTCCTCAGACTTCATGGGTGGACCCTGTCTCGGCTAACCTGAACTGTATGGCGAACAGCACGGAGCAAACATGTCCAGCTGATGAG AATAGGTGCTACAGTGTGACGACAGAGACAAGGGGTGTCACCGTTCAAAAAGGATGCACAAGGAGTGAACGTTGCCTCGGAAACCGAATCTGCTGCAGTCAGGATTTCTGTAACGCAGGATTCGACAGCC ATCTAAAGACCGGCCATGGGAAAACATGCACAGACATCTCTCAATGCGTGCAAGGGGAAGAGGACATGGTTTGCAGTGCCAGCAGTCTCCATGGGACGCCCAAGGTATGCCGCTGTGGACAGGACAAATACAAGTTGGGAGCCGTGTGTAGAAGCA TGAGCCGAGTGGGTGGACATTGTCTTCAAGATGAACACTGTCTTCTACACAACTCTTTCTGTGAGAACAACCGATGCCGCTGCGGTCACTATTTCTACGCTAACGATACAGTTTGTATGATGA AAGTTGGTCTGTCTGCATGGTGCACTGAGGACATTCAGTGTCGACCTGAGCACTCCCAATGTGACACTGGAGTTTGTCTGTGTAAACCTGGCTTTGACACATTGTTTGAATCAGGACAGTGTTCAG ggaGTGCAGTGCTGAAAATGCCATTCTTTGTACTCTTCCTCATGTTGGTCACCTGTGTAATGTGA
- the LOC137257899 gene encoding phenylalanine--tRNA ligase, mitochondrial-like isoform X1: MRQILKWCLLLSTDIWIQRSLRIVFCVRVDAVCHVRRYASDIGPSGKTAPHTLDIAGQVYSTDDWTNVNQGLLSKLGQNLHMQKHHPLNLIKRRIENFFYKNYLNRRSNPVFSVYDQLSPVVTLEQNFDSLLVPLDHVSRSRSDSYYINSKYMLRAHTSAHQRDLMKSGLDAFLVVGDVYRRDEIDASHYPAFHQLEGVRLFTEFELFKDVSDTTNLCLFEDGKRLADKQAFHTIDAAKLVEHSLKTTLQDLTISLFGNDIELRWTDSYFPFTHPSWELEIKFGGEWLEVLGCGIMEQELLQSASTADKIGWAFGLGLERLAMILYSIPDIRLFWSRDSGFLSQFDGLHPEADVTYKPVSQYPQCTNDISFWIPDSFTPNDFYDLVRLVGGDLVEQVSLVDKYFHPKKQRHSHCYRIIYRHMEKTLTQEEVNVMHSKIEREAVQSLGVEIR, translated from the exons atgagacagatcttgaagtggtgccttttgctgtctACAGATATATG GATTCAGCGCTCACTACGAATAGTTTTTTGTGTTAGAGTTGATGCTGTGTGCCATGTGAGGAGATATGCCAGTGACATAGGCCCTAGTGGGAAAACTGCTCCACATACACTTGACATAGCAGGCCAAGTTTACAGTACAGATGATTGGACCAATGTTAATCAAGGACTGCTTTCAAAACTTGGACAGAATCTGCACATGCAAAAACATCATCCACTCAACTTGATAAAAAGAAGAATAGAAAACTTCTTTTATAAAAACTACTTAAATCGCAGAAGTAATCCAGTTTTTTCAGTATATGATCAACTGAGCCCAGTTGTGACCCTTGAACAGAATTTTGACAGTTTGTTGGTACCATTAGACCATGTTAGTCGCTCAAGGTCTGACAGCTATTATATCAACTCCAAATACATGTTGAGGGCACATACATCAGCACATCAGAGAGATCTGATGAAGTCTGGACTAGATGCCTTCCTTGTTGTGGGAGATGTATACAGGAGAGATGAAATTGATGCAAGTCATTACCCAGCATTCCATCAGCTTGAAGGCGTCCGGCTTTTCACAGAGTTTGAG ttatttaaGGATGTGTCTGACACAACAAATCTGTGCTTGTTTGAAGATGGGAAGCGACTTGCTGACAAACAGGCTTTCCATACAATTGACGCTGCTAAACTTGTTGAACACAGTCTCAAGACAACGCTGCAAGACTTGACCATTAGCCTCTTTGGAAATG ATATTGAATTGCGCTGGACAGATAGTTATTTTCCCTTCACCCATCCATCCTGGGAACTGGAAATTAAGTTTGGAGGAGAATGGCTGGAAGTTCTTGGTTGTGGCATAATGGAGCAGGAGCTGCTACAGTCAG CAAGTACTGCAGACAAAATTGGCTGGGCATTTGGTTTGGGCTTGGAGAGACTAGCAATGATTCTTTACTCCATTCCGGACATACGCTTGTTTTGGAGTCGTGACTCAGGATTCCTGTCCCAGTTCGATGGACTTCACCCTGAGGCTGACGTCACATACAAA CCAGTCAGCCAGTATCCACAGTGTACTAATGACATTTCATTCTGGATTCCTGACTCCTTTACACCAAATGATTTCTATGACCTTGTGCGCTTAGTTGGTGGTGACCTTGTTGAGCAGGTGAGCCTCGTTGATAAATACTTTCATCCAAAGAAACAACGACATAGTCACTGCTACCGTATCATCTACCGACATATGGAGAAAACCTTGACGCAGGAAGAGGTCAATGTCATGCATAGCAAGATTGAAAGAGAGGCTGTGCAATCGCTGGGGGTAGAAATACGATGA